In Humulus lupulus chromosome 6, drHumLupu1.1, whole genome shotgun sequence, a single genomic region encodes these proteins:
- the LOC133782322 gene encoding trigger factor-like protein TIG, Chloroplastic, with amino-acid sequence MELCIGTSSSAKILLKFNSSRPSHSIIRTNSVSLSQPFLQFKNGASSSLKLPFHLRRSQFIEPNFSQFHGNSCRFVVLASPSFSSSVASGPGKDKLPAGIDVTENVEPNSRLKLTVEVPPVVCDDCYNRVLNEFMKLSKIPGFRPGKRVPESILVNFVGKKNVQKATVESILKRTLPHAMDSVTDRVLQDSIRILTKFSDMEQTYTTLNSLRYEIIVDVIPEVKWIPEDGYRNLKIVVEVDSDIDAKKTSEQELTRRCKSLGTLRIVTDRGLQIGDVAVLDISATTTGEGESDGQNIPSAESKGFNFDTEDGDRVLPGFLDAIVGIQSGESRTFPLVFPESWRQENLRGVQAQFTVDCKELFYRELPELDDSLADKLIPGCATLDQVKEALLQRCLEVEQTAKEQATDNAILDQISKMVEVDIPESLFEEQGRQLYGANLLEIQTKMKLNEEQLASLSSQKTVNEYLETQRENITRMIKQNLAVGDIFKRENLQFATDDLVKEVENSIAEFKRQKQEYDEERVKDQVQEILEGAKVLEWLREHAEIQYITR; translated from the exons ATGGAGCTTTGTATTGGTACCAGTAGCTCCGCTAAGATTCTTCTTAAGTTCAACTCTTCTCGTCCTTCTCACTCCATCATCCGTACAAACTCAGTTTCATTATCACAACCTTTTCTCCAATTCAAGAACGGAGCCTCCAGCTCTCTTAAACTTCCATTTCATCTCCGTCGAAGCCAATTCATTGAACCAAATTTCTCCCAGTTTCATGGAAATTCTTGTCGTTTTGTGGTTTTGGCTtctccatctttttcttcttcGGTTGCTTCTGGACCAGGAAAAGACAAGCTTCCGGCTGGTATAGACGTTACAGAGAATGTAGAACCCAACTCCAGA CTTAAGCTAACCGTAGAAGTTCCTCCTGTTGTTTGTGATGATTGCTACAATAGGGTCCTAAACGAGTTCATGAAGCTATCCAAG atccCAGGATTTCGCCCTGGAAAGAGAGTTCCCGAAAGTATTCTTGTAAATTTCGTTGGGAAGAAAAATGTTCAGAAGGCTACAGTTGAATCCATTTTGAAAAGAACCCTTCCTCATGCCATGGATTCG GTGACTGACAGGGTTTTGCAAGACTCAATCCGTATTTTAACCAAATTTTCTGATATGGAACAAACATATACTACCCTCAATTCTCTTAG ATATGAGATCATAGTTGATGTGATACCTGAGGTCAAATGGATTCCTGAGGACGGATACAGGAACTTGAAGATTGTTGTTGAGGTAGACAGTGACATTGATGCTAAAAAAACTTCTGAACAAGAACTAACTCGTCGATGTAAGTCCCTTGGTACATTGCGAATTGTAACAGACAGAGGACTACAG ATTGGTGATGTAGCAGTCCTTGACATATCTGCAACAACAACAGGTGAAGGTGAATCAGATGGTCAAAATATTCCATCTGCTGAGAGTAAAG GCTTTAATTTTGATACGGAAGATGGTGATAGGGTGCTGCCTGGTTTCCTTGACGCAATAGTTGGAATTCAGTCAGGAGAAAGCAGAACGTTTCCACTAGTATTTCCTGAATCATGGAGGCAAGAAAATCTCCGAGGAGTTCAGGCTCAATTCACT GTCGACTGCAAAGAACTATTTTACAGAGAGTTGCCTGAGTTGGATGATTCCCTTGCTGACAAGCTCATACCTGGCTGCGCCACCCTTGATCAA GTTAAGGAAGCATTGCTACAAAGATGCCTAGAAGTGGAGCAAACTGCAAAAGAACAAGCGACAGATAATGCCATTCTTGACCAGATTAGCAAG ATGGTGGAGGTAGATATTCCGGAGTCCTTGTTCGAAGAACAAGGTAGACAGCTCTATGGAGCAAACCTTTTAGAGATACAG ACAAAAATGAAGCTAAACGAAGAGCAATTGGCTTCTCTATCAAGTCAAAAGACAGTAAACGAGTACCTTGAAACCCAAAGGGAGAATATTACAAGAATGATAAAACAGAATCTGGCTGTTGGAGATATATTTAAACGCGAGAACTTGCAG TTTGCAACTGATGATCTTGTCAAGGAGGTTGAGAATTCTATTGCTGAATTCAAACGTCAAAAGCAAGAATATGACGAGGAGCGTGTCAAAGACCAG GTGCAAGAAATTCTAGAGGGAGCAAAGGTGCTTGAATGGTTGAGAGAACATGCTGAGATTCAGTACATAACAAGGTGA